The genomic window TGTGAAACCATatacaacaaaaccaaccgAGCATCAGATCAGACTTAAAATTGGCATTGCATCACCTTCTTCCTCCACAACAAAGTAAAACGAAACAGACAAACCGACTGATGATCATCTCAAGGTTAGGCATTATGTCATATTCTTTCTTTACAAAAACAGTAAACCCAGAGAAAACAGGCTCATGACTTCATAAACCTCGGATCAAAACCCACACCGACCAGAAAATCCAAAAAGCTAAATTCCATCAAGCACCTGccggctgttgttgctgctgtcttTGGGAAGCGGGACGTTTGATGTAGTCCTGGTTCTCAATCGTCACGCTCTTGGTCATGTGGTTGACCTTGTACACACCGACGAGTCGCGCCGCCAGTTCGAACATGTTGTTGCGGAGTGAAATGACGATGAATTGTGCGTTCTTGGTCCGCTCCTTGATGTAATTGGCAACGATAGAAACCTAATTTCAGGAGTTAGCGTGATTCTACTGGATCAAGTGGCAAGCCAAAGCAGCGATTGTGTACTTACGTTCCTGAAATCCAGCGCCGCATCGATTTCGTCCATGACATACAGCGGCGTTGGCTTGTAGTGATGCAGAGCAAAAACCAGCGCCAGACTGCTCAGCGTCTTCTCACCACCAGACAAGTTGCTAATGTTCTTCCACGATTTCTTGGGAGGCATCACGGAGAACAGAATACCCTCAGAGAAAGGATCCAGGGAGTCGACGAGCTCAAGCTCGGCGTTACCACCCATTGTGATCATTTGGTACATTTCCTTCAATCTGAGTGAGATGGCGCTGAAGCCCTCCATGAAGCCCTCGAGGCGAAGGCGTCGAAGGTCATCGCACCTCTTCTTGGCGGCGTCACGCTGCGACACCGCACTGTTCAGGTCGGAGGATCGTGCAGCATGTTCTTCGACACGACGCCGGTACTCAGCCAGGACACCGAGATCGACGTTTACGTTCTGTGTACGTTCCTCCAGGGTCGCGATCTCGCTCTTGAGGGTTTCCTTGTCCATGTCTGCAAGCTCATCCTTGGTGTAGCGAGGAATTTGCAGTGGCTCGGAACCATTAGCTCTGCGAGCAGGTGACGAAGGCGGCCCGTCCTTAACAGCCGTCCTGTCGGCCTCAGCCTCTTCATCATCTTGCTCAGCTGGAGCGTCTTCCATGGCGACGTCTTCCATAGCAACATCCTCATCACCGGCCACAGCAGCGGCAGTGCTTTCACCGGTGAGGTCGTTGATATCTTGCAGGACGAGTTTGGAGAGCTTGTCATCCCAGTAGCGAAGACGCTTTTCTGTGTCGCTGAGAACCTTCTGGTTTTCCTCGAGCTTATTGCGCATTTCAATCTCAGTCGCCCTTGTGGCATTGAGCTCGGCAGTCTTTTCGTCAAGCTCTGCCTTGAGTTCGGACagctccttcttcttgactTTGAGGGCTTCTTGCGCCTCCTCGACAGCTGAGCTGAGGCTTTCCGACTTGTCTCCCTGATTCTGAATCTCGTCATCCAGTGATTCCAGGTCACGCACTGCAGCCTGGAGATCTTTGGTTGCCTTGGCATGGTCCTTTGCAAGCTTGACCTTTTGCTTCTCTGCCTTGACTTTCTTGACTTCTGCGGTGGAAAGCTCCTCGTTGTGTGTCGCGATCTCTTCCTTTAGACTGTCGATCTTGGCACGTTGTGCCCGAAGCTTCTCTCCACCGACTTGCATAATCTTGTCTTGCAGGACCTTGATCTCCTCCTCGACGCTGGAGGTCTCACCGTACAGCTTTTCGACCTCCTTTTGAAGCTTTGCGATCTCCTTTTCCAGAACGGCAGCGCGGTTGTCATCCGTCTGAGACGGCTGGTGCTCTCTGCTCAGCTCCTCAATGCGTCGCTGGACATCCGCAAGATTCCTGGCGCCGCTGTCAATTTCGAGCTTCAACTTCTGCATCTTGGTATCGAACCGAGGAATCTCGTCCTTGAGCTCACGGAGGCGAGTTTCTAGACCTCTCTGGTACTCTTGGAACTCCTCGAATTTGGCTTCCAGTCCGTCGCGATCTCCTTCCAGCTTTGCAACTTGCTCCTTGGTGGTATCAGCAACTAGTTTAGATGACATCAGACCCTTCTTGACCGTTGTGCCACCACCAGACATGGTTCCAGACTTATCAATCAACTCGCCGTCGAGGGTCACAACGCGCCATCTCTTGGCGCCGTATGCAATGCGGTTTGCCTGAGTGAGGTCCTTGGCAACCAATGTGTCCTGGAGAGCGTGATAGAATGCAGGTCTGAACCGATCGTCCTTTGCCCTAATCAGATCAAACAGACGGGGGGCATCCTCTGGGGTCTGGATTGGAGATAGGTCTCGTGATCGGAGCTTGTCCAAGCAAATGAAATTACCACGGCCGAGGTTCGTCTTGCGGAGATATTCAATGCATTGCTGTCCGGCTTCGACTGTGTCGGTAACAAAATTGTCCAGAGCAGGGCATGCTGTGGAGATGGCCACGTCGTACTTTTGCTCGATTGTACCGAGGTTTCCTAGACGGCCATGGAAGCCGTCGATACGACCAGACTCCTTCATGCGCATCAGAGCAGTCAAGACATTGCCTTGAGTTTGTGTTTGTGCCAGGCTGGAGCGGGCCTCATCAGCCTTTTGCCTCGCGTTGGACACTTTAGCACGGATCTTGGGCTCCTGTCCGGCGAGATTCTTGAGTTCTTCCTCAATGTCGTGTGCCTCCTTCTCGAGGCCCGCCTTCTCGGCTAGACACTGCTTCAACTCCTTGGACTTGGCGACACGCTCTCCCTCAATTGTGGCGATCTTGGCTTCAAGCTCCTCTAGTGCAACAGCACCAGAGTTGGCCTTCTCTTTGAGGATTGTCAGCTCACTTTCAGCAACAGCAATAGCAGACTGTTTTTGGTTGATCTTTTCTTTCCAAGGCTCGAGTGACTTTTGTTTAACGGCAATCTTGTCGGAGAAGGCCTGAGTCTTGCCCTTGAGGCTGTCGCGGATCGTGGCcagttcctcctcctcctccttaaTACGCTCCTCCAAGGACTCGATATCGCGGCCATGGAGCTCAATCTCCTCGGTACATTTCTCAATCGTCTCCTCCCCTTCAGCAGCCGAATTCTCTGCGTTTGCAATGGTCTTCTCCAGCTTCTTCTGCTTGTCCGTCAGGAACTTCCTCTTCTCCTCAAACTTGACCCGCTCCTGGTCGAACTTGGCTAATTCTTTGGCCAAGACCTGGGCCTCCTTGTCTTGAGTCTCAAATTCCTTGCTGATCTTGCCATACGTTTTCTGGAGTTGTTTGATGATCTGCTCGCTTCCCTCATGCTTTTGCAGTTCGAGATCAAGCTGCGCCTGCTGCTGTGTGATTGCCTCCTCGGTGACAGCCAAGTTGTCATCAAGTTCACTGATGTATAGCTGATACAAGGCCGCCTGCTTAGACACAAGTTCATTTTCGTCACGGATGAACGCCAAagccttgttcttcttgtcttCAAGGCTGTGCTTTTCCTTCTCGACGTGTTGAACACGACCATTCTTCTCGGTGCAAATTTCGTTGAGCGTCTCAACCTCAGCTGCTGCCTCCTCAATAGGTGTCTTGTACTTGGAAGTACCAATGATGTCCTCCAGGTACTCCAGAAGCCCGTCCTCGTGCTCGTTACCGGCCTTTGGTTTCATCTGAGCAATGGACTCGACCTCACCCTGAAGAATCAGAAAACGCTTGTGATCCAGATCAACACCACGTTCTTTGAGCAGAGTTGTAACAGTTGTGAAGTTTGAAGTCTTATTGTTGATGTAGTATGTGCTTGAGTTGTTACGGAAGGCCTTTCGGGAGATGACCAGGTCAGAGTTGGGGATGACTTCATGTCCACCTCCGGGTAAATCCAAGACCTCACGAAAGTGGACTGCAACCTCGCAATGGTCTAGGTTCTGGTACTGCGCAGAGTTGTGAATCAAGGCAGAGAGTTTCCCCTGACGCATCTTGCTGGCACGGAAACCAAAGACGAAGAGGAGAGAATCGATGACATTAGACTTGCCAGAGCCGTTGGGACCGACCACGGAGGAAAAGGATGAGTGAAAAGGCCCGACCTCTTGTCTCCCGGCGTAACTCTTGAAGTTTGTCATAATGAGATAGGTGATCACTATCCGCGGTTTGGGGGTTGTATCCTCAATAATCGGTACCGTCAGGGTTCGTGACTTGAGCACAATATCCATGGGCTTCTCCAATATTGTGTCCATTGCCCGTATCGGCTTCACGGCTGCCAATGTTTCTTCGGAAGGCCGCCTTTTCTCGTTTATGCTGGTGCTGGTAATATCAGCCAGCGGCGATGCCGAGACCGTGGAGACATCTGGTGAGACCTTTGGTTTGGGCGTTTGTGTAGGCGTGGCCAAATGACTTGGCTCCAACTGGCTTGGCTCCGGTGTGGTCTCTGGCTCAACGGCTCGAGGTGCAGCACTCTTGCGCTTGCGCGGAGCGGCCTTCTTGGGCGGCGACTGCGGTTCAGTCACAGTCGCTACAGATTCGTCAGGGTTGAAGATTTGACTGGGCTCCTCGGGCGGCGCGAGGCTTTTCTTGGGACGACCGCGACGAGGGAGAGTACTCGATATGCTGGCAGTGGTCAATGTGCTGGCATCTGGATCAACTGTCCTGCGTCTGCTGCTAGCCGCGGTTGATTTGCGCGGGCTCCGCTTGGGTGCGGGTGTGAACTCCTCCTCGCTGTCCTCAGGCATTTTTGTAGTGTTTGCGATCTCGTCTTCATCTGATGAGTCCACAACGGCGGTACGTCGCGATGCCGCGGCGCGGCGACTAGGTCGGGCAGACATGTTGTACTGCTAATAAAAGTCCAAAAGAAAGTCGTGGATATAATCAGATGCACCAAGTCGGCTCGAAACAGACGAGAGTTATATGTTGGCGCACTCTGCGTTGGCTGCGCCCGCAGAGGGAAAATTGGTGATGGCGGCGTTGGACGTTTAATTGTTGCCCTGACCGATCCCCCGCTTTGTTGACTTGCACCTGGGCGCGCTGCCAAAGTAAACAAACAACCTGACAAGCCACTTGGCGGGCAGGCAAGGCGCCACTCGGATGTTGTCTGCCCCACCTCCCCATTCACGTGCTTTCGTGTTAATTGATCCTGGCCCCACAATAGCTCAGGAAGTGCACCTTGCCTGGCACGAGAAACCAGGGTACCCAAGGCCTGCATATCGTACCTGATGAAGTGAGGAACACGAATTGAGCTCGCGCCAGCATCGACATCCGAGGACACACACATCTCTACCCGCGCTCTACTATTCAGAGCTCAAAATGACTTCGATCGACTTCACACACTACGAGCAGGTCTTTCAGCCTGATCTCGAATCGCCATATGCGCCAGACCTGGTACGCGAGATAGAGTCTTACCGCAAGGGCTTCGGTGGCGTGCTCTTCGTTGACAAAGTTCTCAGCGCGTTGGGTGTCACAAAAGGTAAGCGCGTACTGAGTATATTAAACTCAATCGGTAAATTTTCTAACATCGTGTGTACTCCAGCCAAATCCTATCCCCCAAGAGGTGACAATGCGCTCCGCGAGCTTCACCAGAAGGTCTGCCAGAGCAAGTCAGCGGCTCAACAAAAGTTATCCGTCTTGTACTATCTCCTCCTCGACTTTGACGATATACTCGGAGTGAGATCCCGTCTCGCCGAAGAGTTTGCGGAAAAGAGTGGCGTGCCGGGGAAGTATCAGATCTTCATGAAGGGTTTATGGCACATGGATCGGCAACAGTTCCCGGTATGACGATCCCACCTTGATATATGCGACGCACCTGATCCTGCATGAACGATATCACTGATATATGCCTTATTCTTTTATCTACAGGTCGCACTCGAGTACTTGGCGCACCCCTCGCTTGTTCCCGAATTCGCTGACGATATCATTACCATCCTGGTGCGGCATGCGCGCGACGATGACTTTTCCTGGGCTCTTGCCTACTACCAGACGGTCAACCCAGTCCTCAAGACTCCAGAGGCGTTGGAACTATACTTTATCGCCCTTGCGCGGACCAGCGTGACTGAAGCACTCCTCTACTCCCGAACACACCCAGAGTCCGCAAGGCGTCTTTTCTTCGAGCAACTCGTTGCATCTGTACATGACGGCCCCAGCAGCGCAGGCTTGGCAGGACCTGGAAGTAGGGAGCAAAGGGCCAGAACACTTGCCAGCCTCCCGCTCGACCGCGATGAGGAGAGATGGCTGGACGAATACCTTACAGGACCAGAGGGCCGACGGCTAAAGAACGGAAGGGACACTTGGGTGATGAGAAAGATTGCGACTAACCGCATGTCTGAGTTGGGCGACGATAACCTCCGCGCCCACTTGGCAGCATTTGGTCGGCCCAGCGCTTTCTGATTTGTATTCTTTCGAGGTCTTGAGGTCCTTTTGGCGATCAGTTGTATATATCACCTGTTGCAACCTTATTGACCCTGCTGCATAGCGACGGCGTTTGGCTCGGACGGTTCTATCGCCTTGAATAGGTTTTGCTTCTATTTCCTCTCCTTTTGCAATATGTTGCATCCCTTGTCAGTCTACACCGATGCTTACCATGTCCCGGGTATAAGTGTCCATCGCCGCAGTAAGTTGCATATTGAGAATACCGGAGAAAACAAGCcaataaaaggaaaaagtGCTCCCCTACATTTGGCAGCAAGGACTCGACGAGTGCTTCTCTCATAGCTTTGAATCCGTGGAAATTGCTACGGTCTAATCGTATCAGTGATTCAGGGTCAGGGCCTGTGTTGTGACAGATTGGCCGGCAGCAGGTACCCGTTTGCTGATTTGACACGTTTTGTCGACCTAaatcatttttttttgtataaaAAAGTGCCATTATGATGCATTGGCAAATCAGATGAGGACTTCTTGCCTTGGTGCCACCTAGTTGTAATGGTGAACTGTAGAGCCAGCTTGGTTACCGTTTCAAACGCGCACAAGAAGTGCCATTGCCTATTTGGGAAAGGGGTATCACGTGTCAAAAGCCATGGCTTCCAGACTCCATCGACCAGGCATAGGACCCACTGGGTGCGACATGACAGTAGCTCAACTCGATTTGGCGCAACAGCTTGCAACTGAAGCTCTGCCTATCGGACAGGTGAGAGATCCTTTGCTGACCACAGTCTACTGCGGCCATCCATTGTTGTCTTGGATCTCCATTTTGTTGTtctaactttttttttcttcaaggCTACACTGGTATTCTTTCATTTTGTCATATCCTCGGTGTACACCTTATAATTCACCCAGAGGGCTCTAGTCTCTTTGCTGCATGGCAGCTCCCCTCGTCCCCCATTAAACGCCCTCTATTCTTTCCATTATGGCGCCCGCAAAATACAAAGACAAGGACGCCGGCGTTCTTCTATCCTTCAATGGCGCTTGGATCAGCTGGACGCATACAGTGATTGCATACTGTTCGTACAATTCCCATCACCCCGCGCACTCTGGCGTGCTCGCGCAACTCTCGGCTGACTCGGAAGTTTCCCCCTGCAAACAGCCGCCTTCATATTCGCACTCATCGTGGGCCTATCATTACATTACCACAAGATCGTCCAAAATGAGTGGTACGGCTACCCTCAAGAATGGTTTCCTTCGGTGTCGGCGACCATCGGCGACAAGTATCCCGAGCGATCCGTTTTTATGCTCCTGATCGCCATCACATCCGGTACGAACAAATTTATACCATATACAGGGGATCTGGGTGACAGACTGCTAGTTTCCGACTAGATGAGGAAGGCTTTGGAGATATGGACCACAGTGTTGACCACGCAGCTACGCATAGGCCCTCGTTTTGCGCTCGTCGGCCTCTGGTATCTCCTCACACGCCGCAATGGCCAGGCGCTTCCTAAGTTCGTTGCCATTACTGGCGTTGTACGAACTCTGACGTGTGGTGGCTGGACCTACATCACCTCGACGGATGACCATGACTGGCACGACATCCTCatgatttcgtacatcgtCGCTACGATCCCCTGGACGGCTGGTTGCATTGCCCTCAGCCCTCCCAACGCCAAGGCGATCAAGTACAGGAAGTACCTTTGCTCGGCTTTCTTTGGAACGCTAGTGCCGCTCATCTACTTTTTCATCCAGCACAAGGTCCACCGGGTTGCAGGAGGTGAGTTTGTCTTGCCTCTGCATTACAAAATGCTGCTCTCGCCTAGCAGAAGTCGCTAACCTTTCCCTAGCCTACACTATTTACGCCTTTTTTGAGTGGTCCCTGATCCTGTTTGACGTGGGTTTTGACGCTGTGACGGCTTTGGACTTTGACTCGTTTGAGCTCATCATCAAGGATGTACATGGTGCTAGCCAGGGGTACGTGAAATGGCTCCCTGCATAGTCTGGGGTGCTTTTTGGTGCAGTAATGGCGCAGAGAGTACCTTTCGACGCCTCAGATAAACAATCAAGCTTTGAAGGTCATGAGTCTAAACATGAATGTTATCTATAGTACCAACGTCTCTCCTCAGAAGGCTGCTGTTCTGGAGAAGGAGTAAGTTGTTCGCAAAATGCAGTGTAATTGGCGCCTATTTACGTGCTGACGTACCATCGCAGGAAGGAGAAGGCCACTGCCGGTCTCATGCATCAGAAGGTGACCCCATCGGGCATGCTTGATATTGCTGCTGATGTCTACCACGGCGTAAGTTGGTTTCTTTTGGCATGTCGACGCCGTACTGCAAATGGCCAAATGCTAACATGCACCAGTTTGTGTTCTGGTCAATTCTTACCAGCCTGGGGGTCACCATTTGGTGTAAGTGCTTCTTTCCCACCATGACTTGTACCAGGTAAGCCACTAACAAGCAAATAGACTTTCCCCTCTGGTATATGGGCATTTCCGGATACGAAGCCCTTGTCATGGTGTCGATTTCTCCGCTGTTGTTGGGTATCAGCCCCTTTAGGTGGTTGATCACTCGATTCCAGCGCTTCTTCCATCTCCTCTCTCTGACTGGACTTGTGGCATTTCTGATCAAGGATCCGATCCAGCGTCTATATGCCGTCGGGTTCGGTCTTGGGATGCAGTGTCTCGCCTGGGTCGCAACCTTGCACTCGGAATCTGTGCATGAGGGTCGCCTGGAGTTGCGCATCTTGTCCTGGGCCGTTGGTCTCATTCTTTCGAGCACGGTCAAGTTTGCCTGCCGTACACTCAACccaatctggcccatcatgcGGGCCGAGACTGGCGGCTGGAACTACACAGGTCTCTTCCTTGGCCTTATTGCCGCCTGGCGCTTCACTCGGAGGGGCCCTCTGAACCTGGACGGCGTCCAGATCAAGTCTGGCTCGTCGTTCCTTGCTGCTTGCAGCATCGGTGGTCTTTTCTTTGCCCTCCACTCGCTGTTGTCCGACACTAGCACGATGATTCTTTGGGTGTGGGACGGATACCCAATCCGCGGACCTACCTCCAACACCACTGCATTTTACACCATCTTCGCCATGACTGCAGGAGTCTTGATCGGTGCTTACAAGCCCGGCCTGGCTAGCCTGTGGACTTCTTACTTCATCGGCTGCGTTGGCGCTGGTATGGTAACGATATACCCTCACTGGAAGGGTTACTATGGAGCTCTTGCTCTGACAACCTACCTGATGGCTGTCGCCGTGCCTCTGCTGAGAGATGCGGCAAAACGCTCTCCTGGCCTGGTCTTTGGTCTCGGGTTCTTCATCTACAACTTCATGGTACTCTTCCACGTCTGGGTAGTTGCCTATGCATTCGTGCCCGGTGGCCCACTCGTGCGCGAGCACACTGACTGGGTCATGGCGTCGATGATGGTCCTGATCGGCTGCGGTGTGTTCAACTTGAACGCCGGCAAGGCCGCCAAGAAGTCCAAGGGTAAGAACGAGGCCCAGACATCGCGCAGCACGCTTCAGCACCGCAAGCACTACATCACGGTCCTTGGCGCTATCAACGTCGCGTTCCTGGTTGCCGCATACCTGCGCTTCCCGACCAACGACTACAAGCCGTACCACGCACCTGACAGGGTCATCACGGCAGGTATGTGGACCATCCACTTCGGACTTGACAATGACATGTGGAGTTCGGAGCGGCGAATGCGTGACCTCTTACGAGACGCCGAGCTCGATGTTATTGGCTTGGTCGAGTCAGACCAGCAGCGTATCATCATGGGCAACCGCGACTCGACCCAGTACCTCGCCGAGGATCTCGGCATGTACGTCGACTACGGCCCAGGGCCCAACAAGCACACCTGGGGCGCAGCGCTTCTCTCCAAGTTTCCCATTATCAACTCGACACATCACCTCCTTCCCAGTCCCGTGGGTGAACTGGCGCCGGCTATCCACGCGACGCTCGACGTGTATGGCACCATGGTGGACGTTTTCGTTTTCCACTCGGGTCAGGAGGAGGACCCAGAGGATCGTCGTCTGCAGTCTGAGTATATGCGCGAGCTGATGGGTTCGACCAACCGACCCTCGGTGCTTCTCAGCTACCTGGTTACACGGCCACTCGAGGGCAACTACAACACGTACGTCAGCGAGCAGTCGGGAATGCACGACGTGGACCCGACCGACTGGGACAGATGGTGCGAGTACATTCTGTTCAAGGGCCTCAAGCGCGTCGGCTATGCCCGCATCAGCCGCAGTACCATTACCGACACGGAGTTGCAGGTGGGCAAGTTTGTAGTGCCCGAGCCCGGTTCGGCCGAAGCCACGCGCGCTTGGGAGGTGGACGCGGAAGCGCGCAACAGCCGTGTCGAAGAATCCCAGGTGCCAGAGGGTTTGCGGTTCCCGGCGGTCTTCCGCGGCGAAGGCGTCAGGGGCCACCGGTACCACGTCTTTGACGAACCAAGGTATTTCAATTACTAAGAAGGCATCCGCTGTGGGATTTTTGAATTTGGTGTATGAGTAAGTACACCACGAACTTTCCTGCTAGTTCCACGCGGCTGGGTTCAGCCAGGTGCCGCTGTGCTCCACACATTGCCGAAAAAGCCGCGCGGTTTTGGTCCCGAGATGCAGGTCGGACCGGCAAGCAGCGGCCCCACTCGTTGTCTTTGTTCGCAATTTTTGTATACATCACCAAGGCGATATTTGtaatttttcttctcttttgttAGTAGTAGATGCGGAAAAATCAAATCGGGTATGAAACTTGAAAATATTATTTCTCATTCTTTTTATGTTGAAATTTCCCGATTGATCATTTATATACACAAATCAGGCCGAATTTTTACGAACAGATCGCCTTGTGTCGAACCAAGAAAACCGACTCGGCTCACGGAATAACATCCGCTGCACCTTACTCAGCACGGAAAATGCACATTTGGCCGCTCAGTTGGGGCAGGCTGAGGTAATGAGAATTGGCATGTGGGGAAGTTGACTCTGCAGattcttggcttttttttttctcgtctcCTCTGGTaatgccttggccgccattgGGACACCAGCCTTGACCAGCCTAGCCCAAGCCAGGAAGCCATTGTGTGCACTGGTCATGTGGCCCGAAAACCCCAAACAAGAGTGACGACATTTTGTTCGGCTCCCTACGGTGCATGTTTTGCGGGGTTAGCCCTTGACAAGCTGCATGCGACTTTCCCGATATGCTTTATTTGCATTACCCAGCTCGGTTTGACGCGGCCCAAGGCATTGCCAATTGAGGGAATGCTCGGTGTTTTCTTCTGGGATCAGGTGAATTTACCTAGTACTTTTAGTGAGGAAAAGGCCGCGTCCAAGTTGTCAGAGGGGGAAACTGTGGAATGCATTTCGTGATTGACGTATTAAATCTTTTTTATGGTCTGGTCTGGGGTTTCGTATTTGTTTGAATCGAATCACAAATCTAACGCATACCCTTTCCCCTATACTTCTGATTCCTTTTCTACTTTTTGTGACCCCGACTATCTCCTCTCAACTCCTTTCTGTCTCCATCTTGGCTTGGGAATATTGATTATTCTCGGCAGTAGGGTCGTACGCATACAATCATTTGACAGCAGTGTGTCTTGTCAACAGGAACACCGCTGCTAACTCTCAACGTGCATTTCAGCATGGAGAACCTTTGTACCTGGCTCGGCCTTTTGGCAGGAGCCGTATTCCTCTACGTGAGTTGGCGCAACTGCTGAATTTACCCAAAGAATCCGAGGAAACTAACGAGATGGGTGCGTCTCGCAGACATCATGCCTGGTAGTGTACAGGTTATACTTTCACCCTCTGGCAAAATACCCAGGACCATTCCTGGCTAGGATATCAGATGTCTACCAGCTTTACCATGCCTGGAGAGGAGACCGCCATCTTGAATTTTGGCGCATGCACCAAAAATACGGTATGTTGTGGTTCGCAGCAGTGTAACAGCTCCGTCGGGACTCATCTGGGGTTTTACAACATGACGGATCGACGGATCTAGTTGAGGTGGCACGCGGCTCACACGCTTTCCGTGCGTCTTCACAGGCAAGGTAGTTCGATTCGGGCCCAACTGCATCTCGGTCAACAGTGCCACGGCCCTCAAGGACGTCTACGGCTTCCGCGCCAATGTCCGCAAGGCCGAGTTCTACGACGCCTTTGTGCACCCGGCGCCCAACACGCACAACGCGCGCGACCGCGACCTTCACGCCCGCAAGCGCCGCGTCCTGTCGCACGCCTTCTCGGACAATGCCATCAAGCAGATGGAGCGCTACATCCTGGCCAACGAGCGCACCTTTTGCGCCGAGATTGGCCGCGGCGCCTCCCCCGACAGCAAGGGCTGGAGCACCCCTAAGAACATGTCGGACTGGTGCAACTACCTCGCCATGGACATCCTCGGTGACCTTGCTTTCGGAAAGGCCTTCCACATGCTTGAGAGCGAGGATAACCGCTACGCTTTGGACATGGTTGGTGCTGCGGCGCAGAGGCATTTAATTGTAAGCTTGGCCTAAAGTGTCTTGTAGTGGGGTGCGGGAGACAGAGATTTAGTGAGGCTAACATGGAAACAGTGCGGAACCATGCCTATCATCGACAAGCTCAGCCTCGACAAGGTTCTGTTCCCCAAGATCGCAGCCGGTCGTGCCAAGTACATGAAATACAGCCGCGCACAACTTACCGAGCGCACCAAGCTTGGCGACGAGACGGACCGCCGTGACTTCTTCTACCACCTGCTGCGCGCTCGCGACCCCGAGACCGGCCAGGGTTTCAGCACTCCCGAGCTCTGGGGAGAGTCCAACCTGCTGTAAGTTTAGCCGACCTTTGTCGTGTCCAAGTCTGCATCCAATAGCAACGTGCTAATCTGGCGCCATCTCGAAACTAGTATCATCGCCGGTTCCGACACCACCTCCACCGCCATGGCCGCCACTCTCTTCTACCTCTGCCGCAACCCCGCCGCTCTCGCTCGCGTGACCGAGGAGGTCCGTACCGCCTTCTCCAGCGTCGAGGACATCAAACAGGGTCCCCAGCTCAACGGACTGACCTACCTGCGCGCCTGCATCGACGAGGCCATGCGTCTGTCCCCATCGGTCGGCGGTATCCTGCCTCGCGAGGTCCTGGCCGGCGGCATCACGGTCGATGGCGAAACGCTGCCCGAGGGTACCGTCGTCGGCACTCCGCACTACGCCATCCACCACAACGAGGACTACTACCCCGACCCGTTTGCGTATGCGCCCGAGCGCTGGATCGCCGGCTCCGTCCT from Pyricularia oryzae 70-15 chromosome 4, whole genome shotgun sequence includes these protein-coding regions:
- a CDS encoding calcofluor white hypersensitive protein, translating into MAPAKYKDKDAGVLLSFNGAWISWTHTVIAYSAFIFALIVGLSLHYHKIVQNEWYGYPQEWFPSVSATIGDKYPERSVFMLLIAITSGPRFALVGLWYLLTRRNGQALPKFVAITGVVRTLTCGGWTYITSTDDHDWHDILMISYIVATIPWTAGCIALSPPNAKAIKYRKYLCSAFFGTLVPLIYFFIQHKVHRVAGAYTIYAFFEWSLILFDVGFDAVTALDFDSFELIIKDVHGASQGTNVSPQKAAVLEKEKEKATAGLMHQKVTPSGMLDIAADVYHGFVFWSILTSLGVTIWYFPLWYMGISGYEALVMVSISPLLLGISPFRWLITRFQRFFHLLSLTGLVAFLIKDPIQRLYAVGFGLGMQCLAWVATLHSESVHEGRLELRILSWAVGLILSSTVKFACRTLNPIWPIMRAETGGWNYTGLFLGLIAAWRFTRRGPLNLDGVQIKSGSSFLAACSIGGLFFALHSLLSDTSTMILWVWDGYPIRGPTSNTTAFYTIFAMTAGVLIGAYKPGLASLWTSYFIGCVGAGMVTIYPHWKGYYGALALTTYLMAVAVPLLRDAAKRSPGLVFGLGFFIYNFMVLFHVWVVAYAFVPGGPLVREHTDWVMASMMVLIGCGVFNLNAGKAAKKSKGKNEAQTSRSTLQHRKHYITVLGAINVAFLVAAYLRFPTNDYKPYHAPDRVITAGMWTIHFGLDNDMWSSERRMRDLLRDAELDVIGLVESDQQRIIMGNRDSTQYLAEDLGMYVDYGPGPNKHTWGAALLSKFPIINSTHHLLPSPVGELAPAIHATLDVYGTMVDVFVFHSGQEEDPEDRRLQSEYMRELMGSTNRPSVLLSYLVTRPLEGNYNTYVSEQSGMHDVDPTDWDRWCEYILFKGLKRVGYARISRSTITDTELQVGKFVVPEPGSAEATRAWEVDAEARNSRVEESQVPEGLRFPAVFRGEGVRGHRYHVFDEPRYFNY
- a CDS encoding isotrichodermin C-15 hydroxylase; amino-acid sequence: MENLCTWLGLLAGAVFLYTSCLVVYRLYFHPLAKYPGPFLARISDVYQLYHAWRGDRHLEFWRMHQKYGKVVRFGPNCISVNSATALKDVYGFRANVRKAEFYDAFVHPAPNTHNARDRDLHARKRRVLSHAFSDNAIKQMERYILANERTFCAEIGRGASPDSKGWSTPKNMSDWCNYLAMDILGDLAFGKAFHMLESEDNRYALDMVGAAAQRHLICGTMPIIDKLSLDKVLFPKIAAGRAKYMKYSRAQLTERTKLGDETDRRDFFYHLLRARDPETGQGFSTPELWGESNLLIIAGSDTTSTAMAATLFYLCRNPAALARVTEEVRTAFSSVEDIKQGPQLNGLTYLRACIDEAMRLSPSVGGILPREVLAGGITVDGETLPEGTVVGTPHYAIHHNEDYYPDPFAYAPERWIAGSVLKSGRTVGEADIQAAQSAFCPFSVGPRGCIGKGLAYVEMSTTLARTLFTYDMRKAVGVEDPSEGGKPGAEWGRHRESEFQLVDTFTSLKEGPICEFRERDLSA